The genomic stretch TCCTGTGGGGCGCGGATCACCATGTCGTCCTCCGGGATGGAGAAGAGGATGGCGGAGTACCTCGTCGCCTCCTCGCCCACCATGATGCGGTGTAAGGGCGAGTACACCCGCCCGTTGCTCCACGCCTGGTGTCAATGCATCAGTAACAGCGTAGTAACTAAAACCCATCGACGCAAACAAAATACAATTCATGAGCGTGTATCGTTGCTGCTCTTCCAAGCAACGGGTCACCCTCGTTCTTGGTTGCTTTCGAGTGTGACTGCGCGTGGTAGGTGGGATGAAGGGTTCAGATGACACTGGGAAGATGCGTAGGACCGGAAACACAATATATTGGGTAAACAATGCGACGCTAAGCGGCTTTTGTCATCTTGTGCAGAGCAAAGAAGTAAGAGAAAACGTAGTtacccgaaaggcatcaccagctATGACGATGAAGGAGGCAGGGGAGGGCGTGACGACGACCCATCCACCGTCACTGGTCTCCATCTCGAGTCCGTCCACTTGGTTCTGGCAAACTATGGCCAGCGTATTCTTGTCCCGGTGAGGAACCAAGCCTAGCTGCTGCCTCTCTTCGCTCGCCTGCTGCTGCTTCGGCGGTGCCGCCGGGTACTCCGACACCCGAAGAAGGAACCGGTGGGACTCCATTAGGGTCTTGTGGTATTTCTCCGCCCCAAGCGTCTCCAGTATCATCTTCCGGACTATCTCGTCCAGCTCCGCCACTTGTTTTGAGAACGAGCACACCATCTCACTGGCGCATCGATCGATCAGTCGATTGATCAATGGGCACCTCAATTTGGTTAGTGTCGAccgtaaacaagaagaaagaagggTTTGCAGGCATGCACGTACCTGAAGGCGGGGTTTCCGCCGGGCCACATGAGGCTGGTGAAGCTATCGACGCCCTGTGGAAGCGACGCGTCCAAGATGGCCAGGCTCTCATAGGAGAGGTAGGGGATCTGACCGAGGTAGCCGTGGAAGGGCTTGTTGGAGGTGTTCCTGAGCTTGGTGTCCAACGGAAGGGCGAAGAGCTCCTTCATGGCCGTGCCGAAGAGGGACTCGCGTAGCTCCTGGGTGACTTGCGGGAACACGGCCTCGAAGAAGCCGCAGGAGGCGAGCGCCTCCATCACCTGCTCGCGCACGGCTTCCCATCGAGGCTTTCCAGGGCTGGCAATGTCCAGCCCTGAGAAGTCGATCTTCGGGTACTTTTGCTTGGCGGCTGAGTCTTCCAACGCCATTTCTCCGGTGCTTCTTCTTCTGCGTCTCTCTTCAGCAAGCAAGAATGGGCGTCAAGCGGGTTAAAGAAGCCGGCCGAAGGCGCGTTGGAACTCGAGCTGATTACCCTCGAGTCTCGCTGAGATTGCTGAATGAGATGCGTCGGAACTCGTGATGCACGTGGTTTAATTAAATATCAGTccctttaattaattatttttaatatttcg from Musa acuminata AAA Group cultivar baxijiao chromosome BXJ1-3, Cavendish_Baxijiao_AAA, whole genome shotgun sequence encodes the following:
- the LOC135637647 gene encoding 2-oxoglutarate-dependent dioxygenase AOP2-like, which gives rise to MALEDSAAKQKYPKIDFSGLDIASPGKPRWEAVREQVMEALASCGFFEAVFPQVTQELRESLFGTAMKELFALPLDTKLRNTSNKPFHGYLGQIPYLSYESLAILDASLPQGVDSFTSLMWPGGNPAFSEMVCSFSKQVAELDEIVRKMILETLGAEKYHKTLMESHRFLLRVSEYPAAPPKQQQASEERQQLGLVPHRDKNTLAIVCQNQVDGLEMETSDGGWVVVTPSPASFIVIAGDAFRAWSNGRVYSPLHRIMVGEEATRYSAILFSIPEDDMVIRAPQELADDHHSPGFKFKPFDYGSYVRFCVTEEGMNASCQLDAFCGVANQQQV